Genomic segment of Gloeocapsa sp. PCC 7428:
TGTGTTTGTTGCGTTTGAAGTCGATAACTCGATACAAACGCTTGTGTCCGCCGCCACGACGACGGCTCGTAATCACACCACGATTGTTCCGACCTTTGGCGCGGTGGACTGATACGGTTAGCGATCGCTCTGGCTCAGTTTTGGTAATTTCGCTAAAGTCAGAGACAACGCGTTGGCGCGTACTGGGTGTATATGGTCGATAAGAGCGTGTACCCATAAGTTGTTTTGTTGTTGTGTTGACAATTTTGAATTGTTTGTTAAATCAGCTTGGACTAACTAACAATTCACTAAACATCTGGGAACAGGACTTTTCTAATCTTGTCTTCTTCCCCAGTCGCTACGGTGACAATAGCTTTCTTGTATTGGGGCTTAAAACCAATGAATTTTCCGACACGGCGCTGCTTGCGCGGTTGTTGTTGAGTGTTAACTTGAACAACTTTGACTTCAAATAAGTCTTCGATCGCCGCTTTGATTTGTGGTTTTGTTGCTTTCGGCGTGACTTCAAAAGTAAATTTGTTTTCCTCCATCAGCCGCGTCGCCTTTTCGGTAAGGATGGGGCGACGTACTAAATCAGGGAGCGATCGCCGATCAATTTTAGGCACCGTAGACCTCCTGAATCTTTTCAATAGCAGCTACCGTCGTCACGATCCGGTCGGCGTTCAACAGGTCGTAAACATTTAACTGATCCGCAGCGATCAGCTTGACTTGAGCTACGTTACGCGCCGATAAGTAAACTGTTTCTACCATTTCTGGTAAAATCAACAAAACTTTGGTATCTGTATCGATTCCCCAGCGCGCGATCGCTGCGATTAAGTCTTTAGTCTTTGGTCTGGGTAGCTCACTTGCAAAGTCTTCCACAACGACCATATCTTCAGCCCGACTTACTAAAGCGGTGCGTAAAGCTAGCCGTCGCTCTTTGCGATTCATCTTAATTTCATAATCTCTGGGCTTAGGACCAAAGATGACGCCACCGCCACGCCATAATGGCGAACGGATCGAACCAGCGCGCGCGCGACCTGTACCTTTTTGCCGCCAAGGTTTGCGACCACCGCCACGGACTTCTGCACGAGTTTTGCTGCTTGCTGTGCCTTGTCTGGCATTTGTTGTTTGCCGTACTAATGCTCGGTGGACTATATGCGCCGCACTCTTTTCATTTGCGACCTGCAAATCTAGTGCTGCTTGCCCTACCTCTTCTCCCTGCCAGTTTTTTACTACACACTCTACCATTTCTTCTTTACCCCTTTTTTGTAGTCTCTTGGTGTATTAAGTAAACTTACACGTTCACCCTGAACACCTGTAGCGGCAATTCATTAGGTCGCCCTACTTTTGACTACCTCGCTTAGCTGGCACAATATTCAATAAAGCACCAGGCTTACCAGGAACGGCTCCTTTGATTAGCAATATGTTTCGTTCAGAGTCTACTTTGACGACAGTCAGTTGAGGAATTGTCACGCGTTTTCCACCGAGACGACCTGCCATCTTTTTCCCAGGATAAACACGCCCTGGAGTCGTACCCGCACCAATTGAACCAGGTAATCGATGGTTTTTAGAACCATGCGACATGGGTCCGCGACCGAAGTTATGCCGTTTTTGATAGCCAGCAAAACCGCGACCGATGCTTGTACCGATGACATCGACCATTTGCCCAGCGGTAAATATGTCTGCTTTAATTTCTTGACCTAGATTGTATTCACTCGAATTATCTAAGTGATACTCGCGCAGATGGCGTAAAGATGGAGCAGAAGATTTAGCCAGATGACCTAACAAGGGTTTGTTAAGCGCTTTCGGCTTGACTTCTTTATAGCCAACTTGGATAGCAGCGTAACCATCTGTTTGTTTAGTTTTGATTTGCGTAACTGTGCATGGACCGGCTTGAACTACAGTTACAGGAATTGCTTTTCCTGCCTCGTCAAACACTTGGGTCATGCCCAGCTTTGTGCCGAGGATACCTACAGCCACAGTAACTGGTTTCTCCTTTTTTCAAGGTTGAATTAGCACCGGATATCGCTGATTCGCTGTAACCGGTTTGACATGAACTTATTTACCCAAGCTATTGGGCAAGTAAGCCATTTTTGGTTTTGAGCCTGCGCGTGGAAAGACAATTTAAATTCAGCGCGATCGCTATTGCAGTTAACTACCCACCTAGACTTAAACGGCTTGCCGCTTAGTATCTACATCGGTGAGTTGACGAGCTTTAAACCATAATGCTGGTGTTAATACATTGCTGTCTACTTCTGCTATACTACTCGCTCGTTGAACTAAAGTTCATCACTCAAAAGCTTGGGCGATTCCAAGCACTCCAGCGCATCTAGCCTCACACAGCCTTTGTCGTAGGCGTCAAGCAATCGCATTGCTTTCTAACCTACTTCCCGATCAAGATTATAGTCTGACAGCTTAACGCTATAAGCTACTATAGCAACGCCTGCTAAACCTATAAATCACGTTTTTTACCACGCAGCTTGCGTTGTCAATAACCTAGCATCAAGGTTATTGCTGACTCAAACTTGAGGCATTTTGGTCACGATCTAACACTATAAACTAATTCTTTATTTTTGTCCAATAGTTGTCCCAGTATTCTAGATATAACATGACAGGTTAGTCTTGGCGCAAGAATTATTAATTTTTTTGAATAGAAAGATTAGGTATTTCTATCAATCACAAAAAACTCTAAAGAATAAGAAGTGACGAGCTTTCAGAAAAAATGAGAGGCATTAAGCAAGTCACGATATGAGCGATACTTAAAATTAGACACAATCCCCCGCGCAGGACATCGCAAGCATATTGCAGTACCTAAAATGTTGAGTAAGTGAGAATCACAAATTTATGGCACTCATTGTTATCGGTAATAAATTTATTAAAGACTTAGAAAAGTCGGGCGCTCTTGGTGTTTATGTACCACTTGAGGGAGGCTTTGAAGGTCGCTATCAACGCCGACTACGGGCAGCAGGATATACTACATTGCATATTACGGCGCGGTCTTTGGGTGATGTCGCTGCCTATTTGACCAAAGTCCACGGAGTTAGACCGCCACATCTTGGTAAAAAAAGTATTGGTAGAGGTGCTGCGGTAGGAAACATTTATTATGCACCACCGATAGTCAATTATCATTTGCAACAATTACCGCCGAAGTCAAAAGGATTAGTGTTGTGGATGATTGAGGGGCATATGTTGTCTAATCAGGAAATTGAGTACTTAGCGAAATTACCAAGCTTAGAGCCACGGGTAAAAGTTGTACTTGAGCGGGGTGGCGATCGCTATTTCCGGTGGACGCCTTTAAAAGATACGTTACCGACAAGCTATCAAAGCGCTTAATTGGTGTTTAAAAGTTCTTGATTAAAGGTAAGAAGATAACTTTCTTACCTTTGATAATATTATTGTTAAATTGCTATCTGAAATAGCTCTGATGAGGATAGTAACAGAGAATTTTCTATTTCTTGTCGAACTTCAGAGGACACTTGACACTTAGATTTAAGACAGTTAAGTAACAATGTATTGGCATAATAGTACTGCTTTAATAAATTTTTCTGGTGAGGATTAAAGTGCCAATTATGCGCAAAGTTACGCTGTGCAATTACTGCACTTTGTAGAA
This window contains:
- a CDS encoding 50S ribosomal protein L23; the protein is MPKIDRRSLPDLVRRPILTEKATRLMEENKFTFEVTPKATKPQIKAAIEDLFEVKVVQVNTQQQPRKQRRVGKFIGFKPQYKKAIVTVATGEEDKIRKVLFPDV
- the rplD gene encoding 50S ribosomal protein L4, coding for MVECVVKNWQGEEVGQAALDLQVANEKSAAHIVHRALVRQTTNARQGTASSKTRAEVRGGGRKPWRQKGTGRARAGSIRSPLWRGGGVIFGPKPRDYEIKMNRKERRLALRTALVSRAEDMVVVEDFASELPRPKTKDLIAAIARWGIDTDTKVLLILPEMVETVYLSARNVAQVKLIAADQLNVYDLLNADRIVTTVAAIEKIQEVYGA
- the rplC gene encoding 50S ribosomal protein L3, which produces MAVGILGTKLGMTQVFDEAGKAIPVTVVQAGPCTVTQIKTKQTDGYAAIQVGYKEVKPKALNKPLLGHLAKSSAPSLRHLREYHLDNSSEYNLGQEIKADIFTAGQMVDVIGTSIGRGFAGYQKRHNFGRGPMSHGSKNHRLPGSIGAGTTPGRVYPGKKMAGRLGGKRVTIPQLTVVKVDSERNILLIKGAVPGKPGALLNIVPAKRGSQK
- a CDS encoding NAD(P)H-quinone oxidoreductase subunit N — translated: MALIVIGNKFIKDLEKSGALGVYVPLEGGFEGRYQRRLRAAGYTTLHITARSLGDVAAYLTKVHGVRPPHLGKKSIGRGAAVGNIYYAPPIVNYHLQQLPPKSKGLVLWMIEGHMLSNQEIEYLAKLPSLEPRVKVVLERGGDRYFRWTPLKDTLPTSYQSA